The window CATATCAGTCTGACCGCGCGTCGCCAACGACACGCTCACCAGCCACCTCGACGAAGCAACGAGGCGCCGCCGGCCCACACGAACCCGGCGGCACCTCACCCTGCCCTTGACAAGCGGTGGCTACATATCAGAAGAGCACCGCATCGCGCGCGTAAACAACGCCGACCGTGCGGTTCACCGCACCCTGGTGAACGACGGGAGTGTCAGTCCCACAATGTCACTAGCAGCAGTATCCCCCGCAGCAGAACACCTACTATGGCTACCAGACTTGGTATGCAGCGCTTATCGCCAAAAGATCACCCGCAACGATGCCGCCCTCTACAACGAGATCGCCGCCCTCACCCGCGTCGTGCGGATCCCCTGAAAAGCGCAAACCCCCGGCTGCCGTAGCTACACCGAGGGCCAATCCAACTCACGAACCGCAAAGGCAAGAAGTCGAACATTTGCTCCATCCATAGTAGGTGCGATCGGCGAGGCGGTCAACCAGCGAGTTGTCGATTTCGCGGACGCGATTCGGCGATCTGATTAGATGTCTGTTAAATTAGAGGCATGTCTAATCACGATTTGGGGATGTCGGACGAGGAGTGCTGTTCGTCGCTGACGGCTGGAGTTCTCGAGCGCTCGAGCGCGGAGGACTTGGCGATCAAGTTCAAGGCGCTGGGTGATCCGGTGCGGATTCAGTTGTTCGCGATGATTGCCAGCGCCGAGGATGAGGTGTGCGTGTGCGACCTGACCTGCGCGTTCGAATTGACGGCGCCGACGATCAGTCACCATCTCAAGACGCTGCGCCTTGCCGGGCTGGTCAGTAGCGAGCGTCGGGGCACGTGGGTGCATTATCGGGTCGTGCCCGAGGTCGTGGCCTCACTTTCCTCGTTACTTGATCTGGAAGCGGTGCCGGCATGACGACCACATCGCGGGAGCACAGCGTCGCCGGCCAAATGTCGTTTTTGGATCGCTATCTCGCCGTGTGGATTGCAGGTGCGATGGCGGTTGGGATCTTGCTGGGTAACTTCGTCCCAGCGGTGACCGATGCGCTGAACGCGGTGCAGCTCGATGGGGTTTCGCTGCCGATCGCGCTCGGGCTGT is drawn from Cumulibacter soli and contains these coding sequences:
- a CDS encoding ArsR/SmtB family transcription factor; the encoded protein is MSNHDLGMSDEECCSSLTAGVLERSSAEDLAIKFKALGDPVRIQLFAMIASAEDEVCVCDLTCAFELTAPTISHHLKTLRLAGLVSSERRGTWVHYRVVPEVVASLSSLLDLEAVPA